In one window of Candidatus Krumholzibacteriia bacterium DNA:
- a CDS encoding CHAD domain-containing protein, producing the protein MSYRFEPGEKVERGVKRMAREQIDKALAEIDSDELDVHERVHQVRKRCKKLRAIARLVRPPLGSQYSGINRHYRDAARPLSDARDAHAIIESFDDVVEDRSDEIVDGSLDPVREAFVRRRERVAPREEVETRLFGARQALTAGRAALDTWHVDEDGFDAVAGGVKKVVRRGRKAMGAATEKPTVENYHEWRKRAKYLWYHARMLRPLWPEVMKAWRDEADRLSDLLGDEHDGAVLRAILQREPEMAEVEGMPLYLALLDRRSQELRARARRLGARIHAEKPKRFVGRLEDFDAADGVLA; encoded by the coding sequence ATGAGTTATCGCTTCGAGCCCGGCGAGAAGGTCGAGCGGGGGGTGAAGCGCATGGCGCGCGAGCAAATCGACAAGGCACTCGCCGAGATCGATTCCGACGAACTGGACGTGCACGAGCGCGTGCACCAGGTGCGTAAGCGGTGCAAGAAGCTGCGCGCCATCGCGCGTCTGGTGCGCCCCCCGCTCGGCTCACAGTACTCGGGGATCAACCGTCATTACCGGGACGCGGCACGCCCCCTGTCGGACGCGCGCGACGCCCATGCGATCATCGAGAGCTTCGACGACGTCGTCGAGGACCGTTCCGACGAGATCGTCGACGGCTCGCTCGATCCCGTACGCGAAGCCTTCGTGCGCCGGCGCGAGCGTGTCGCTCCCCGCGAAGAGGTCGAAACCCGCCTGTTCGGGGCGCGGCAGGCCCTGACCGCAGGACGGGCGGCCCTCGACACCTGGCACGTCGACGAGGACGGCTTCGACGCCGTCGCGGGCGGCGTGAAGAAGGTCGTTCGCCGCGGCCGCAAGGCAATGGGCGCGGCGACCGAGAAACCGACGGTCGAGAACTACCACGAGTGGCGCAAGCGCGCCAAGTACCTGTGGTACCACGCCCGCATGTTGCGCCCCCTGTGGCCGGAGGTGATGAAGGCCTGGCGCGACGAGGCCGACCGCCTGAGCGATCTGCTCGGCGACGAGCACGACGGTGCCGTCCTGCGCGCGATCCTGCAACGAGAACCCGAAATGGCCGAGGTCGAGGGGATGCCGCTCTACCTCGCGCTGCTCGACCGACGCAGCCAGGAGCTGCGCGCGCGTGCGCGCCGTCTCGGAGCGCGGATCCACGCGGAGAAACCGAAGCGATTCGTGGGCCGCCTCGAGGACTTCGATGCCGCCGACGGCGTGCTCGCCTGA
- a CDS encoding DUF1028 domain-containing protein, with the protein MQIATTYSIVAHEPSTGRIGAAVQSHWFNVADVLWVRAGVGAVATQSLASFGYGPRILGRLEDGGDPTIVLPELLADDPDREVRQISVLTPRAATIHTGTRCIVHAGHRQGPDYCVAANLMARPTVWDAMAETFESTDGVLSERLMAALEAGQAEGGDIRGMQSCALVVMTGEPTGESWKDKVVDIRVDDHPEPLRELRRSLDVARAYDHMVEGEVLLGQRRLEEALEAHLRALELAPDRAEIAFWTAVSHVAIGDVDRALDLFRRCFAHEGGWRELVDRLVEPGLMPDDSELLDRIRRLRVT; encoded by the coding sequence GTGCAGATCGCGACCACCTATTCGATCGTCGCCCACGAGCCCTCCACGGGGCGCATCGGGGCCGCCGTGCAGTCGCACTGGTTCAACGTGGCCGACGTGCTGTGGGTGCGCGCCGGGGTCGGGGCCGTCGCCACGCAATCGCTGGCCTCGTTCGGCTACGGGCCCCGGATCCTCGGCCGGCTCGAAGACGGCGGCGATCCCACGATCGTCCTGCCGGAACTCCTCGCCGACGATCCCGACCGCGAGGTGCGGCAGATCAGCGTGCTGACGCCGCGCGCCGCGACCATCCACACCGGCACACGCTGCATCGTCCATGCGGGCCACCGGCAGGGTCCGGACTACTGCGTGGCCGCGAACCTCATGGCCCGGCCCACCGTGTGGGACGCCATGGCCGAGACCTTCGAGTCGACCGACGGAGTCCTGTCGGAACGCCTCATGGCGGCTCTGGAGGCCGGACAGGCCGAAGGCGGCGACATCCGCGGCATGCAGTCCTGCGCGCTCGTCGTGATGACGGGCGAGCCCACCGGGGAGTCGTGGAAGGACAAGGTGGTCGACATCCGCGTCGACGACCATCCAGAGCCGTTGCGCGAGCTCCGTCGTTCGCTCGATGTCGCCCGGGCCTACGACCACATGGTCGAGGGCGAGGTCCTGCTGGGGCAACGCCGACTGGAGGAGGCCCTCGAGGCCCATCTCCGCGCGCTCGAACTCGCCCCCGATCGCGCAGAGATCGCGTTCTGGACGGCGGTGAGCCACGTGGCCATCGGAGACGTCGACCGCGCACTCGATCTCTTCCGCCGATGCTTCGCACACGAGGGCGGTTGGCGTGAACTGGTCGACCGCCTGGTCGAACCGGGACTCATGCCCGACGACTCCGAACTGCTCGACCGCATCCGCAGACTCCGTGTCACTTGA
- a CDS encoding alpha amylase N-terminal ig-like domain-containing protein: protein MTKTARDLAAIPVLAALLVLIQPAAPAQAATIDGTVEWAGISHLPIQDRSPIVPLDGESFSVRVRTWRNDVEEVRVVHDVDGTPENASVVGQLGPYDIWEAALPTSGATGRVEYSFELRDGADTDYLSLDGMTEDPPAGALFAVDFTTLEHAPRGATPHPDGGTVFRVWAPNAPVAYVRGSFNGWGLSDSMTPLGEDFVAYVPEAGINQRYKFFFDLPAFDKWAVDLYARAIDETDNNNNLIQDPTLFGWTDQDFQRPSLEEMVIYQLHMGTFSGGGDDPLGTPSFPAGYLDARARADHLAELGVNAVMLNPVMEFPGERSAGYNPMSQFAPERSYGAPNDFKRFVDALHARGIAVLLDIVWNHQSIANNVYWEYDGQQSYFDDPPQDTPWGAQLDFDRAEVREHLLQSMHAWFEEYHLDGFRMDATDFMNIGTQEASGWSLMQELNQQVDNRWADRVIIAEQLPDDDFITRPVDQGGAGFDAQYFDAFTDRLREAVLASAFGDPAMWQIRDVINGFGTYLEGNRVVNYVELHDEAWPTSGGGRLVKQIDTTFPHDDQFARGRFTLAQGLVLTAPGVPAMLQGSEWLESRDFGTDEGNRIDWGKKVQYAGVFALHRDLIELRTQRPELRADAFWQVSHLNEGGNVIGFRRGLGDSTLMVLVNFSNATYPGYRIGVPLDTEWRVLLDSQDAAYGGSGALNPGVLQAQQGFYDGFGQSVQIEVPAMSILVLEKAPTSTGVGPITGPSSDAGTQLKLMPAAPNPASGVTVVRFRLPAQEAVRVTMHDVRGRRVRVLADDMFEAGEHSLTVDTRELANGTYFVRMRTLNTWRATKLTITE, encoded by the coding sequence ATGACGAAGACCGCGCGAGACCTCGCCGCCATCCCCGTGCTGGCCGCTCTCCTCGTCCTGATCCAGCCCGCCGCGCCGGCCCAGGCCGCCACCATCGACGGCACCGTCGAATGGGCCGGGATCAGCCACCTGCCGATCCAGGACCGATCGCCGATCGTGCCCCTCGACGGGGAATCCTTCTCCGTCCGCGTCCGGACCTGGCGCAACGACGTCGAGGAGGTGCGGGTCGTCCACGACGTCGACGGCACGCCCGAGAACGCCTCGGTCGTCGGTCAGCTCGGTCCCTACGACATCTGGGAGGCCGCGCTGCCCACCTCGGGCGCCACCGGGCGCGTGGAGTACTCCTTCGAGCTGCGCGACGGCGCCGACACCGACTACCTGTCGCTGGACGGCATGACCGAGGATCCGCCCGCCGGCGCGCTCTTCGCCGTCGACTTCACCACGCTCGAGCACGCGCCGCGCGGGGCGACGCCGCACCCGGACGGCGGCACCGTCTTCCGCGTGTGGGCGCCGAATGCGCCCGTGGCCTACGTGCGCGGATCCTTCAACGGCTGGGGGCTGAGTGACTCGATGACCCCGCTCGGCGAGGACTTCGTGGCCTACGTGCCCGAGGCCGGGATCAACCAGCGCTACAAGTTCTTCTTCGACCTACCCGCCTTCGACAAGTGGGCCGTCGATCTGTACGCGCGCGCCATCGACGAGACCGACAACAACAACAACCTGATCCAGGATCCCACGCTGTTCGGCTGGACCGACCAGGACTTCCAGCGGCCGTCGCTCGAGGAGATGGTCATCTACCAGCTCCACATGGGCACCTTCTCCGGCGGGGGCGACGATCCGCTCGGCACGCCCTCCTTTCCGGCAGGATATCTCGACGCCCGCGCACGCGCCGACCATCTGGCCGAGCTGGGCGTGAACGCCGTCATGTTGAATCCCGTGATGGAATTCCCGGGCGAGCGTTCGGCCGGCTACAACCCCATGAGCCAGTTCGCACCCGAGCGCAGCTACGGTGCCCCGAACGACTTCAAACGCTTCGTCGACGCGCTGCACGCTCGCGGCATCGCGGTACTGCTCGACATCGTGTGGAACCACCAGTCGATCGCCAACAACGTGTACTGGGAGTACGACGGGCAGCAGAGCTACTTCGACGACCCGCCCCAGGACACTCCCTGGGGGGCGCAGCTCGACTTCGACCGCGCGGAGGTGCGGGAACACCTGCTGCAGAGCATGCACGCCTGGTTCGAGGAGTACCACCTCGACGGCTTCCGCATGGATGCGACCGATTTCATGAACATCGGCACCCAGGAAGCCTCGGGCTGGTCTCTGATGCAGGAACTCAACCAGCAGGTCGACAACCGCTGGGCCGACCGCGTGATCATCGCCGAGCAGTTGCCCGACGACGACTTCATCACGCGGCCGGTGGACCAGGGGGGCGCCGGATTCGATGCCCAGTACTTCGACGCCTTCACCGATCGACTGCGCGAGGCGGTCCTGGCCAGCGCCTTCGGCGATCCGGCGATGTGGCAGATCCGCGACGTGATCAACGGCTTCGGGACCTATCTCGAGGGCAACAGGGTGGTCAACTACGTCGAGCTGCACGACGAGGCCTGGCCCACCAGCGGCGGCGGCCGTCTCGTGAAGCAGATCGACACCACCTTCCCGCACGACGACCAGTTCGCGCGCGGGCGCTTCACCCTGGCCCAGGGTCTGGTCCTGACCGCCCCGGGCGTGCCGGCCATGCTGCAGGGCAGCGAGTGGCTCGAGAGCCGTGACTTCGGCACCGACGAGGGCAACCGCATCGACTGGGGCAAGAAGGTCCAGTACGCCGGCGTGTTCGCACTGCACCGCGACCTGATCGAGCTGCGGACGCAGCGTCCGGAGCTGCGGGCCGATGCCTTCTGGCAGGTGTCGCACCTGAACGAGGGCGGCAACGTCATCGGCTTCCGCCGTGGCCTGGGCGACAGTACGCTCATGGTGCTGGTGAACTTCTCGAACGCCACCTACCCGGGTTATCGGATCGGCGTGCCTCTCGACACCGAGTGGCGCGTGCTGCTCGACAGCCAGGACGCCGCCTACGGGGGGTCGGGTGCGCTCAATCCCGGTGTGCTGCAGGCCCAGCAGGGATTCTACGACGGCTTCGGGCAGAGTGTGCAGATCGAGGTGCCGGCCATGAGCATCCTGGTACTCGAGAAGGCGCCCACGTCGACCGGGGTCGGTCCGATCACCGGCCCGTCTTCGGACGCCGGCACCCAGCTGAAGCT
- a CDS encoding DUF1328 domain-containing protein, which produces MLGWAVTFFVIALVAALFGFTGIAVAAASIAKVLFFIFLVLFLVALVMGIFRGRSQPPTV; this is translated from the coding sequence GTGCTCGGTTGGGCCGTCACGTTCTTCGTCATCGCCCTGGTCGCGGCGTTGTTCGGTTTCACCGGGATCGCGGTGGCCGCCGCGAGCATCGCCAAGGTGCTGTTCTTCATCTTCCTGGTGTTGTTCCTCGTCGCACTCGTGATGGGGATCTTCCGTGGCCGTTCACAGCCCCCCACGGTGTGA
- a CDS encoding response regulator transcription factor, whose translation MRHDDSKTSHVTSSVTRLLVVDDHPIVRLGLVELLSEQPDLQVVAEASNANETMEVLENESIDLLVLDLSLEGMDGLELIKNLKALHGDLPILVVSTHDEKFYAQRALHAGALGYLSKESATDYIVDAVRRVRSGKIYVSEEMSDRMLHNMVDGRHEATDSPIDRLSDRELEVFRGIGRGLSTRQIAEELSLSVKTIETYRENIKTKLDFADGHEMVRYAVQWGLEDT comes from the coding sequence CGCGTCTGCTCGTGGTCGACGACCATCCGATCGTGCGGCTCGGGCTCGTGGAGTTGTTGAGCGAGCAGCCCGACCTCCAGGTCGTGGCCGAAGCCTCCAACGCCAACGAGACGATGGAGGTCCTCGAGAACGAGTCGATCGATCTCCTGGTCCTCGACCTGTCCCTCGAGGGGATGGACGGCCTCGAGCTGATCAAGAACCTCAAGGCCCTGCACGGCGATCTGCCGATCCTGGTGGTGTCGACCCACGACGAGAAGTTCTACGCCCAGCGTGCGCTGCACGCCGGGGCGCTGGGCTACCTGTCGAAGGAGTCGGCCACCGACTACATCGTCGACGCGGTGCGTCGCGTGCGCTCGGGCAAGATCTACGTCAGTGAGGAGATGTCCGACCGCATGCTCCACAACATGGTGGATGGACGCCACGAGGCCACGGACTCTCCGATCGATCGGCTGAGCGACCGCGAACTCGAGGTGTTCCGCGGCATCGGTCGTGGTCTGAGCACGCGCCAGATCGCCGAGGAACTCAGCCTGAGCGTGAAGACCATCGAGACCTACCGCGAGAACATCAAGACCAAGCTCGACTTCGCCGACGGTCACGAAATGGTCCGCTACGCCGTGCAGTGGGGCCTCGAGGACACCTGA